The Mytilus galloprovincialis chromosome 2, xbMytGall1.hap1.1, whole genome shotgun sequence genome has a window encoding:
- the LOC143064214 gene encoding kelch-like protein 20: MNNKMERAASPARLAYTSDKHPRHTLESINVLRKHRELCDVVLIVGQRKIFAHRVILSACSPYFHAMFTGELAESRQTEVTIRDIDEAAMELLIDFCYTSNITVEESNVQTLLPAACLLQLAEIQDVCCEFLKRQLDPSNCLGIRAFADTHACRDLLRIADKFTQHNFQEVMESEEFMLLPVNQLVDIISSDELNVGSEEQVFNAVMSWVKYNTQERRCHLPTVTQHVRLPLMSPKFLVGTVGSDILIKSDESCRDLVDEAKNYLLLPQERPLMQGPRTRPRKPIRCGEVLFAVGGWCSGDAISSVERYDPQTNEWRMVAPMSKRRCGVGVTVLNDLLYAVGGHDGQSYLNSIERFDPQTNQWSGEVAPTSSCRTSVGVAVLDGYMYAVGGQDGVSCLNFVERYDPQLNKWAKVASMSTRRLGVGVAVLMGYLYAVGGSDGTSPLNTVERYDPRTNRWTPVAPMGTRRKHLGVAVYNNMIYAVGGRDDTTELSSAERYNPHSNTWQPVVAMTSRRSGVGLAVVNGQLMAIGGFDGTTYLKTIEVYDPETNSWKLCGGMNYRRLGGGVGVVRMPQNESHLW, from the exons ATGAACAACAAAATGGAGAGAGCTGCTTCTCCTGCCAGACTTGCCTACACATCAGATAAACATCCAAGACATACATTAGAATCAATCAATGTCTTAAGGAAACACAGAGAACTATGTGATGTTGTCCTTATTGTTGGTCAAAGGAAAATTTTTGCTCATCGTGTGATACTTTCTGCATGCAGTCCATATTTTCATGCCATGTTTACAGGTGAACTGGCAGAGAGTAGACAAACTGAAGTGACAATTAGAGACATTGATGAGGCAGCTATGGAACTCCTCATTGACTTTTGTTACACATCCAACATAACAGTGGAAGAAAGTAATGTACAAACACTATTGCCAGCAGCTTGTTTATTACAGCTTGCTGAAATACAAGATGTTTGTTGTGAATTTCTTAAGAGACAATTAGATCCATCAAATTGTCTTGGTATAAGAGCATTTGCTGATACACATGCATGTAGAGATTTGTTACGGATAGCGGATAAATTTACCCAACATAATTTTCAAGAG GTAATGGAAAGTGAAGAATTCATGCTTTTACCAGTGAACCAGTTAGTGGATATAATATCTAGTGATGAATTAAATGTTGGATCAGAGGAACAAGTGTTTAATGCTGTCATGTCCTGGGTAAAATACAACACACAGGAACGAAGATGTCACCTACCCACT GTCACACAACATGTTAGATTACCCCTTATGAGCCCAAAGTTTTTAGTTGGAACAGTTGGTTCAGACATTTTAATAAAGAGTGATGAATCCTGTCGAGATCTTGTTGATGAAGCCAAAAATTATCTGTTATTACCACAAGAAAGGCCATTGATGCAAGGACCAAGAACAAGACCAAGAAAACCAATTAGATGTGGAGAAGTACTCTTTGCAG TTGGAGGTTGGTGCAGTGGTGATGCAATTTCAAGTGTTGAACGTTATGATCCTCAAACAAATGAATGGCGGATGGTTGCACCAATGAGTAAACGGAGATGTGGAGTGGGAGTAACTGTTCTAAATGATCTATTGTATGCAGTTGGAGGACATGATGGCCAGTCATATTTAAATAGCATTGAAAG ATTTGATCCCCAGACAAATCAGTGGAGTGGTGAGGTAGCTCCTACCAGTTCCTGTAGAACAAGTGTGGGTGTGGCAGTGTTAGATGGATATATGTATGCTGTTGGGGGTCAGGATGGGGTATCATGTCTCAATTTTGTTGAAAG ATATGACCCTCAATTAAATAAATGGGCTAAGGTAGCCTCAATGAGTACGAGAAGATTAGGAGTAGGTGTAGCTGTATTGATGGGCTACCTTTATGCTGTAGGAGGAAGTGATGGTACATCACCTCTAAATACAG TTGAACGTTATGATCCAAGAACCAATCGTTGGACACCTGTTGCTCCCATGGGAACAAGACGTAAACACCTAGGTGTAGCAGTGTATAATAACATGATATATGCTGTTGGAGGCAGGGATGATACCACAGAATTGAGCAGTGCTGAAAGATATAATCCACATTCTAATACATGGCAACCTGTTGTTGCTATGACCTCTAGAAGAAGTGGG GTTGGTTTAGCAGTAGTAAATGGGCAGCTTATGGCTATTGGAGGATTTGATGGTACAACATACTTAAAAACAATTGAAGTTTATGATCCTGAAACAAACAGCTGGAAATTATGTGGTGGAATGAACTACCGACGGCTTGGAGGAGGTGTAGGTGTGGTCAGAATGCCACAGAATGAATCTCATTTATGGTGA